In Terriglobia bacterium, the genomic window TTTCGATGTATCCTAACCGGATCAAGATAAAGGGGCGGAGAAAATGAAGAAGCAATCCACAATGCGTTATGTTGCCGCCGTCCTCGTGGTGACGGGTTTGACCGTTTCTCTTATGGCTCAGGAGCGCGACCGCGTGAAAATTCCGGACAAGTTTAAATGGAATCTGGCCGACATTTATCCCAATGAAGCGGCGTGGCGGGCGGCCAGAGAAAAGCTTGCAAAGGATCTGCCGCAGATGCAGGCCTACAAGGGAAAGCTGGGTTCGTCTGCAACCGTACTGGCGGACGCCCTCGAAAAATCTTCGGTCCAGGACAAGGAATTGTCGCGTCTGTATGCATATGCGTCGATGCTTTCGGACCAGGACACGCGGGACGCCACGCATCTCGGGATGAAACAGGAGATGACCCAGCTTGCGGCCGCCGCGGGCGCGGAAACCGCCTACATCGAGCCGGAGATTCTTCATTTCGACAAAGGCAAAGTCGAACAGTTCATTGCCGCCGAACCGCGGCTCAAAGTCTTCCGGTTCTATCTTGAAGACACCGCGCGTCGCGCTTCGCACACGTTGACCGAAGGTGAGGAAAAGCTCCTGGCGGACGCCGGCCCGATGGCGAGCGCGTCTTCGAATGTGTACAACGTTTTTTCGAATGCGGATTTTCCTTTTCCCACGGTCACATTGAGCGACGGCAAAGACGTGCGTCTGGATCAGTCCGCCTTCGCCGATCTGCGCGCGCTTCCGAATCGTTCCGATCGCGAGAAAGTCATGTCCGCTTACTTTGGCGCCCTCGGCAAATACTCCGGGACGTTCGGAACAACCACGAATGGCGAAGTTCAGAAGGTCGCTTTCATGGCGAAGGCCCGCAAGTACGAATCGGCGCTGCAGTATTCGCTGGATGGACCGAATGTCCCTGTCGGCGTTTACCACCGCTTGATTGACGGGGTCAACAAGAACCTCCCCGCGTTTCATCGCTATCTGAAATTGCGTAAACGCATGCTGGGCGTGGATCAGCTTCATTATTACGACCTCTATGCGCCGCTTGTCGGCTCGGTGAATCTCACGTACACACCGGAAGCTGCGCAGAAGCTTGTCCTCGAGGCCGTGGCGCCGCTCGGAAAGGAATACACAAGCACCGTGCAGCGCGCGTATGACAACCGGTGGATCGACCTTTTCCCCAACGACGGCAAGCGCGCCGGGGCGTACTCCAATGGAGGCGCCTATGACGTTCATCCCTACATGCTGATCAACTACAACGGCAAGTATGCGGATGTCAGCACGCTGGCCCACGAGATGGGGCACACGATGCAAAGCTACTTCTCGAACAGGAATCAGCCTTACCCGCTTGCGAACTACCCCATCTTCGTTGCGGAAGTGGCGTCGACGTTCAATGAAACGCTGCTGATCAATCACGTCCTCAAGACCGTGAAGGATGATGACACCCGTCTCGCATTGCTCGGCAATTACCTTGAAAACATCAAAGGCACCGTATTTCGCCAGGCGCAATTTGCGGAGTTCGAGTTGGCAATGCACGAAATGGCGGCCAAGGGTCAGGCGATCACGGGACAGGCGCTGTCAAAGCTCTATCTGGACATCACGAAGAAGTATTACGGCCATGATCAGGGCGTCTGCGTGGTCGACGACTACATCGCGAACGAGTGGAGCTATATTCCGCACTTTTACCGGGACTTCTATGTGTACCAGTATGCGACGTCGTTTACCGCCTCGATGGCGCTGGCCGAAAAAGTCCAGAGCGGCGACCCCGCAGCGCTCAAACGCTATCTGGCATTCCTTTCGGCCGGCGGCTCAAAGTATCCGATCGACCTGTTGAAGGACGCCGGTGTCGACATGACAACGGATGAACCGCTGGACCTTACCGTGAAGGCGATGAACCGCGTCATGGACGAGATGGATGCCATCCTGGCTCGCCGGAGATAAGCCGGGCATCATGTTTCGACAAGCGCACGACTTTTTATGCAAAGCCCTGTAGCATTGAAGGCGATGATGTCGAAAGTGATATGGCCTTTGGCGGCCGTCGTCCTGGCCGCGGTCCTGCTTGGAGTGATTGTTCATTCTCCGCCGGCCCGCGCGTGGACTCTGCCTGAACGGTTGGCGGACCAGGAATTCTGGAAGCTGGTGACCGATTCATCCGAGCCCGGCGGGTATTTCCGCAACTCCGACATCACGAATCTCACCTCGAACGAGATGTTGTATGAACACGTGCTGAGCGATCTCCTGAAGCGCGTCAAGCCGGGAGGCGCATATCTCGGCGTCGGTCCGGAGCAGAATTACACGTACATTGCAGCGCTCAAGCCGCGAATCGCGATCATCTTCGATATCCGCCGCGGCAATCTCGATATGCAGCTGATGTACAAAGCGCTCTTCGAGTTGTCGAAGGATCGCGCGGACTTCGTTGCAATGCTGTTTTCAAAGCAGCGTCCGTCCGGCCTCACACCCTCGGTGTCGGCCACCCAGTTGTTCGATGCCTTTGACCGCGTGCCGGCAGTGAATGAAACGGCATTCTCCAGGAATCTGGCCGCTGTTGAGGACCGCTTGACGAAGACACACGCTCTTCCTCTGCTGCGGCGTGACCTGGATGGAATCGCCGAGATCTACCGGAACTTTTATGAAGCCGGCTTTGCAGTGCGTCCGTCACCGTCGTATGACGACCTCATGACGGCCACGGATGAGCGTGGCGCCGAACGAAGCTACCTCGCTACGGAAGAGAATTACCGGTTTATGAAGGACCTCGAATCGAGGAATCTCGTCGTGCCTGTGGTCGGCGACTTCGGCGGCCCGATGGCCATTCGAACGGTCGCGAAATATCTCAAAGCGAACGGCGCAACCGTCGCCGCCTTCTACCTTTCCAATGTCGAACAATACCTCCGTCAGGACGGGAAGTGGGACGCGTTCTGCCGCAATATCGCCGCTCTTCCGCTGGACAGTTCCAGCACGTTCATCCGTTCCGAATCCGGCTTCGCCGGCAGTTTCCGCCGCGTCGGCCCGGGTTTCGTATCGAGCCTCGGCCAGATCACCAGCGATATCAAGCCCTGCGCCGGAAGATAAGAATATTGGATCATTGCATCATCGCAGGTTTCTTCAATGCTTCATTCAACTTACGTTTTTCAGATCAAGGCACGTAGGGCGGCGGCGTGATGATAAACGTTCCATCCCCCACGATCAGTCCCGGAGCCTGGTTGTTGTCCTGGCAGACGAATTCGAAGCTTTCCACTCCGGTGGCCCACCGCATGTAGAAACCGCTGCTCCACGGAGCCGTATATGCGCCCGGGTCGTCGATCGTCATTTCATATTTGATCTGATTGAAATCGGTGCGCGTGAATTTCTCGATGGTGTGGAGCTTATCTGTCGTGGGGACTCCCAGATTGTCGATCCAGACCCGTTCGCCGAACCCGACAGTGTCGACCACCAGGGTGTCGCCTTCCCAATGCCCGATGGAGTGGCCACGGTCTGAGGGCTCCAGATTGGCCGGATGTGGGCGGCCATCCATATAAACGGTTCTAAAGCTGTGCGCTCCGCCCGTTTCAAAAATGTAGAACCGTTTGTGTTCCCGATCGTCGACCAGCTGCGTGCCGTATGCCGTTGCGACTTCGCGAGCCCCGGCCGAAGGCTTGCACCGCACGTAAGGTTCGTTTCGTATCTGTACGCGGTAAGCAAAAAGCGCACGGGCCCAGGGCTGGAAGGGTATCTGGCTGAGTTTTGGTTTCGATGCCAGGAACGGATCGGTGGGTTCCCGGGTATCGGCGGCAAAAAGTCCAAAGTCCGAGGCAACGTCGGGTCTTGCCAGCGGGATTTGCGTCGGTCCGATATCCCACAGCCCGCGCGGTTGTCCTTCAACCTGGCCCAGATTGATCTGCCCGTCCGGCCAGCGCGGAGCCGGCCGCGGGGGTGCCTGTTGTTGTCCGCGTCCCTGACCTCCCTGACCGCGGCCGCCACCCCCTCGACCACCTCCCTGACCTTGTCCGAACGAAGGTGACGTCATGGCCAGTGAAAAGATCAGAATGAGTCCTGCTAGTCGTATATGTCTCATTTATTTATCTCCTGGGCCTACGGCCGGTTGTCCTGACAATAAGATACCGGCAGATCTTCGGGAACCCACTGCAACGTCCAGCCGGTCGACCACGTCCGCGTGTAGGCGCCGGGATCGTCGATGGTGACTTCGTATTTAAGAGTGTTCATATCCGTGCGGGTGAAGCGCTCGATCAGATGAAGCTGTTCGGTATGCGGCAGGCCGCCGTTGCTGAACCAGAATTTTTCATTGAATCCTTTGGAGTCGACGACGAGCGTGTCGCCTTCCCAGCGGCCCCGCGCGTTTCCATAATAGAGAGGATTCGTATCGTTGCCCGACAGTTCGCCCGTCTGGGGCCGTCCGTCGGTATAGATGAAATGCCAGTCATGATTGCCGCCGGAGGCCATCACATAGATCCGGCCGAAGGTCTTGTCTTCCAGAAACTGATTTCCATGTGGCATTTGAAACTGCCGGACTGCGCCAGGCGGCTTGCAATACAGATATTCGGGATCGTCTTTGAGATCATTCCGCTGGCGGTATTCATAAAGGTCCAGCGCCCAGCGCTGGAACGGCGCGACCTTGGCCGCGTCCTTGATGTTTTTGAGCAGGCCGCTGGAATCCATTTCGACGTTGACGCCAGTCTCCACCAGGGCTGTCGAACTGGGTCTTGCCCAATATCCGGTTTCGCCGGGCGCGGCTCCCAGCCGCGGTTTGCCGTCGGGCCAGCGGGGAGCCGGTCTGGCCGTTTGGCGATTGACCGCCGGCTTTAACGCCGCAAGCGCTTCCGCGGACATGGCGAGGACCTTCTTACCGCCGGAAGTGATCGTGTTTCCCCATGCCTGGAGGCTGCCGTCCCGGGCTCGCATCCCTTGTACGCTGATCGCGTCTCCCGGTTTGAGCGTGTTTCGGTTCCAACCACTGCGCTCCAGATCCAGCGGGCTTTCCAGTTCGACAGCCCAGTTTGCCGATTGCGCTCCGCTCGAGACATTCATCAGCACATGAACGTGTGGGTCAACCCAATCCACACGCGTCACTTGCCCATTGAGAGTGACTGTCTTACCGGGGTCGAATTTCGCTGAAATCGGGCGCTGCTGCGCCAGCAGGGGGGTTGCAACCAGGGTGCACACCACAAGGGTGGCCAGACAGCCGCCGGACATTCGTAACATTCAAATTCCTCCACACATTGCATGACCGCATCTACAACAAATTTCGGGGAGAAGGATATAGCATCTTTTCCGCAAGCGAAATGGGTTGAATACATTTCCTTGCGTAGCTTATGGTAGCCGCTTGTGAAAACTTTCGCGCACTACGAACTCATCGATACCATCGGCCGCGGCGGTATGGGAGTCGTCTATAAGGCGCGCGACACGAAACTCGGCCGTTTTGTGGCTCTCAAGTTTCTACCCGAGGACCGGGCCACCGACAAGCGGCTGATCGCCCGATTCCGCCGCGAAGCGCGGGCCGCTTCCGCGTTGAATCATCCGAACATCTGTACGATCTATGATATCGATGACGCCGCCGGTCAGACGTTCATCGTTATGGAGTTGCTGAACGGCGTTTCTCTCCGGGACTTTATTCACGGCCAGCCTCTTGCCATCGACGCAGCCATATCCATTGCGATCGAAATTACGGATGCTCTTGAAGCGTCACATGCCGGCGGTATCGTTCATCGGGATATCAAACCTTCGAATGTGTTTGTTTGCGCCAACAACCGGATCAAGGTTCTTGATTTCGGACTCGCGCTGCAGACCGAGCCTGTCGATGTGCCGGGTGAGATCGGCCGCACCATTGATGCTCACGAGCTGACGGTCTCGGGCACCGCCATCGGTACCATCGCATATATGGCGCCCGAACAGGCCCGCTGCGAAGAGGTGGATGGGCGCGCCGACCTCTTCTCCTTTGGAGCGGTGCTGTACGAAATGCTGACGGGGCGGCCGGCATTTGCCTCCAGTTCGATCGCGCTTACGTTTCAGGCGATATTGAGCGGAAATCCGAGGCCTCCTTCTGAAATCAATCCCGCTGTCACTCCGAACCTCGAACGGATTGTCCATCGTCTGCTCGAGAAGGATCGCGAGCGCCGTTATTCGTCGGTCGGCCAGCTCAAAAGCGACCTGGAGCGGCTTCGCATTGGACAACCGCCGGTTCAGGCCGGCCCTGCGCCGCGCCTGCGGCGGTCATGGATGTTGGCGAGTGCGGCCGTTCTCCTGTCCGGCGTGGTCGTCTGGCTGGGTTTTCACAGCAATCCGCCGAAGCCCGCATCGGATGAATCGGTATTCACTCACTTCACCAGCCAGCCCGGTCCCGAACTGTTTCCAAGCTTTTCTCCGGACGGCAAAATAGTGGCATATGCCGGCAGGTCGTCTGGAAACTGGGATATCTACATTCAAAGGGTTGGCGGGCACAATCCGATCAATCTCACGCTGGACTCTGCGGCTGACGATACGCAGCCGGCGTTCTCACCGGCCGGAGAGTGGATCGCCTTCCGTTCGGAACGTGATGGAGGCGGCATTTTCATCATGGGAGCCACCGGCGAGTCCGTTCGGAGAGTGTCCGATTTTGGTTTCAATCCGGCGTGGTCGCCGGACGGCAAGCAGCTGGTTTTTGCGGAAGAGACTGTGGAAGATAGTCCGCAATACAGGTATACGAACAGCAGTTTGTGGACAGTTGCCGTCGCGACGGAAGAAAAGAAAAAGCTATTCCCCGGCGATGCCGTCCAGCCGCAGTGGTCCCCTCACGGCGATCGGATCGTGTACTGGGCGAGAAACGCAGGCCAACGGGACATCTGGACCATTCGAGCCGATGGAACCAATCCCGTAGCCTTGACGAACGATAAGTCATTGGACTGGAGCCCGGTGTGGGCCGCCGACGGACAGGCTGTGTATTTCTCCAGTGATCGCGGCGGAGCGACGGACCTCTGGCGAATGCCCGTCGAAGAGAAGACCGGCCGCAGCATTGGGGCTCCGCAGGCTGTCACAAAAGGAGGCACAGCGCAGCGGCTGCACCCGACAATCAGTACTGACGGGAAAAATATCGCCTACGTCGAGGAAACCGTTACAGAGAACATTTTCCAGGTCGCCTTTGATCCCGTCTCCGGCCGAACAGCCGGACCTCCAAAAGCGGTCACCACTGGAGCACGTACTGTAAGCGCTCCCGATGTGGCGCGGGACGGAAAGCATATTGCGTTTCAGTCTCTCGGCAAGAAGATGGACATTTACGTGGCGGGCATCGATGGCACGGGTGAGAGGCAACTGACCGACGATGAGTTTCAGGATCGTATTCCACGCTGGGCGCCCGGCGGGAAGCAGATCGCTTTCTACAGCAATCGCACCGGCCACTTTCAAATCTGGTCGATCAACGCGGACGGCAGCGGCTTGCGCCAGCTTTCCGACGACGGATCGAGCGGCGTCCTTCGCGCCGTCTGGGCTCCCGATGGCAATCACCTTGCGGCCCGTCATGAGGACGGAACAACATTCATCCTCAGCCTGCTTTCAGGAGAATCGATGCGTTCGATTCCATCGCCTCCGAATGCATCCGAGATCTTCGATGTCTGGAACTGGTCGCCCGACGGCAATTGGCTTGCGGGTCATCGAAACTCCCGCGCGACGGGACAATCGGTGGGACTCGCTCTCTACTCCCTGCAAACCGGAATGTTTCAGACTTTGGCCGGCCTCGGAAGCTTTCCTGTCTGGTTGAAGGACAACCGCCGGCTCCTCTTCACAGACAGGAGCAAAATTTACAGCGTCGACCGTCAGTCCCTCAAAATATCCGAGGTTCTTGATGTCAAACCGAACCTGATTGCCAGCCTGGGACAGTTGCCGGACGATAACAAAATCGTCGTTTTCAGCGAAGAACAGCGGGAAGCGGATATCTGGCTTCTGACCCGCGGCACGTCGAAGTGATTGACCGGCTGCGGCGCATAGCGTAGTATCCGGGCCTCACTGCAGTACCGTTACACACATACTCAATCGTGCAGGAGGTTGCGATGTCGACACAAGAGAACCCGGTACCTTTAAATCTTGCGCACCTGTTGGTCGAACTTTCACAAAATATCGAGAAGCGGGAACAGTTCCGCCGGAATCCGTCTCCATTTCTTGCAAACAATGAATTCAATCCGAAAGAGATTGAGGCGCTTCTGAGCAGGGATTCACAGGCAGTAAGGCAGGCATTTGGCCTCAGCCTCGGGCATGCCGGATTGGATGCCCACGAAGATTTCATCCGCGAGATCGTGCGCGACGAAATCAAGAAGGCCAAGAAAAAGAAGCCGTCCAAGAAGAAAGACAAAGCGGAAAAGAAGAAGAAAAAGAAGTAGCCGGCGGAGTGAAAAAGGGAAGTTTGACGGTTGTAGGCACCGGCTATCAGGTCGCCGCTCAGATGACGCCCGAAGCGGTCGATCACTGCCGGAAAGCAGACAAGCTTTTTTACGTGGTGGATGCGGTGACGGAGGTGTGGCTGACACAGCTCAATCCGTCCGCCGAATCCCTCGCAATTTGCTACGCGCCGGGAAAACCTCGTTTCGTTACATACGGCGAAATGGTCGAACGCATCCTCAGCGCGGTCCGCGCTGGGGATCGGGTTTGCTTCGCACTGTACGGGCATCCCGGCGTGTTCGTCCATGCGTCTCACGAATCCATCAAGCGCGCCCGGCTCGAGGGCTTCGAAGCGAGCATGCTGCCTGGAATTTCCGCCGAAGACTGTTTAATCGCGGATCTCGGTTTCGATCCCGCCAAAGGCTGCCAGAGCTTCGAGGCCAGCCGCTTCATCGTCCGGAGGCGCGCTCCAGACACGACTGTGCCGCTCCTTCTCTGGCAGATCGCGCTCGTGGGTACCATGGATTTCGACCCGAAGGGGCCGCCGGCGAATGAAGCCGGCCTCAAGCTGCTGACGAAGACGTTGCTCAAAAGCTATCCCCGGCGCCATGAAGTCACGGTGTATGAGGCGTCGCCGTTTCCGGTTTGCGATCCCATGATTGACCGCCGTCCGCTCTGCGACCTGCCCCACGCCCGGGTGACGACATCTTCAACGCTTTTCGTGCCGCCCGCGGAAGAGGCGCCCGTCAATCACCGCATCATGCGGATGCTGCTCGGGTTCAACGGTTCGAGGGGCAGGTTGTAGCCGGCTTTATGGGCAGGCCATTCCCCGCCTTTCCAAGGCGGGGTGGCTGAGCCATCAATAAAATGGTCCCGTTCCTGAGCGGCGCAGACGGGGCGGTTAGTAATTTCCATCAACAAAGAACTGTTTTGGTGTTTGAACGCGGGGATGTGCGCGTCGTCAAAAACAGTTACAATCTCCTCATTGCCATGATATCCCGTAAAATCTTCCTCGTTGGGTTTGGATCGCTTGCCTTGCTTGTGGGCTCACTGCTGGCGCAGCAAAAGACGCCGCCACTGACCCCGGATATTCCGCAAAAGTTCGACGTGCCTTCCGGCGCCTACGACTACGTCAAACGCGATGTCATGATTCCGATGCGAGACGGCGTAAAACTCCACACCGTCATTATCGTGCCGAAAAGCGCCCAACGGTCGCCGATCCTTCTCACACGCACGCCGTACAATGCCTCGGCTCGCTCGTCGCGCAACGATTCGCCGCATGTTGTCGCCGCTCTCCCCCTCTTCGATGAGTTATTCGTTGCCGATGGTTACATTCGTGTATACCAGGACGTCCGTGGCAAGTACGGCTCCGAAGGCGAGTATGTGATGACACGTCCGCTGCGCGGCCCGTTGAACAAAAGCAGCGTCGATCATTCCACCGACGCGTACGACACCATCGACTGGCTGGTGAAGAATGTTCCCGAATCGAACGGCCGCGTCGGCATGGTGGGCAGTTCTTATGAAGGGTTTACCGTTGTCATGGCCCTGGTAAATCCGCATCCCGCTCTCAAAGCGGCCGTACCCGAGAGTCCCATGGTCGACGGCTGGATGGGCGACGACTGGTTCCATTACGGCGCGTTCCGCCAGATCAACCTCGATTATTTCAGCGAGCAAACCAGCGTCAAAGGCGAAGGCGCCTCCGTCGTGCGCGAGGGCTATGACGATTACGCAAACTTCCTGCGCGCAGGCTCGGTTGGAAACTGGGCGAAAGCCGCCGGTTTCGACCAACTCCCCTGGTGGCACAAGGTGGGGGAGCATCCGGCCTACGATGAGTTCTGGCAGGATCAGGCGCTCGATAAGATCATGGCCGCGCAGCCGTTGACTGTCCCGACGATCTGGCTGCAGGGGCTTTGGGACCAGGAAGACATGTGGGGCGCTATCCACAGCTATCTCGCGGTTGAGCCGAAAGACACGAACAACGACAAAAACTTCCTGATCATGGGGCCGTGGTATCACAGCCAGATCAATAGAGACGGCTTTTCGCTCGGCCCGTTCCGGTGGAATGGCGACACCACGCTGGAAGTCCGCCGCGACATCCTGAAGCCGTTTTTCGACCAGTATCTGAAGGACGGGACGCCAAAAGCCAACACGCCGCCGGTTCTGATCTATAACACAGCTGAAAACCATTGGGATCGATTCAGTTCGTGGCCCAGGTCCTGTGCATCGGGCTGCGGATGGAAAGCGAAAGCGCTGTACTTCACGACAAACTTCGGGTTGTCGTTCACCGCGCCGGCCGCCTCCCAGCCGGGCACGGCGTACGATGAGTACGTTTCCGATCCCGCGAAACCCGTTCCTTACCAGCCGCGTCCTGTCCGGTTTGCCGATACCGACGCCTGGAGACGCTGGCTTGTCGCCGACCAGCGCGCATTTGTGGATCGTCCGGACGTCCTGAGTTACGTGACTCCTCCGCTGACCGAAACCGTCCGCCTCGGTGGCGCTCCGATCGTGCATCTCGTCGCATCCACAACAGGAACCGATAGCGATTGGATCGTAAAACTGATCGACGTCTATCCGGACGAAGTGCCCAGCCAGCCCGAACTGGGCGGCTATGAACTGAGCATCGCGATGGATATCTTTCGCGGCCGCTATCGCGAAAGCTTCGAGCTTGCTCAAGCCATCACGCCGAACAAAGCGCTGCCGTTCACGTTTGCCTTGCCGACTGTAAATCATGAGTTCAAGCCGGGCCACCGCATCATGGTTCAGGTGCAATCGGCGTGGTTCCCGCTCTATGACCGGAATCCGCAGACATTCGTGCCGAATATCTTCTTCACGAAGCCTTCTGACTACATCAAGGCAACTCAGCGGATCTATCACGCCGCCGGCCAGAGCAGTTATATCGACCTTCCGGTCGTGCCGTAACCTCATGGCCAACGATTATCAGGAACTGAAGGACAGCCTGGTCAAGCTCTCCGACGAGCAATTGATCGAGATCGCGCTTTCTACGGAGGGCGAATACCGCCAGGACGCTCTGGAGATTGCCAGGAACGAACTCAAATGGCGAAGTGTTGAAATTCCGAAACCGGAGGAAGACGAATCGGCGGTCGAGCCTGTGTCGACCGATCCGACTCGCATTGTCCGCCCGGCGATTCCGGATCAGGGCTGTCCTTTTTGCGGCGGACGGTTCCGCCCAGGGACGCTCGTGGCGGAGAAGGAACTCACCATCATCTTTTCGGACAATCAGGAAGAACGCTTCGTCAGGGTCAATGTTTGCACGCAGTGCGGGCAACTATCGCTGGCCGTCGATCTGGAGACAGTTGTGGAACCATAAGGGGGAGGACCACAAAGATATATTGGAAGTTGCAACATTAGAGGTTTCTGCATTTAACATTTGAAATGCAGAAACCTCTAATGTTGCAACTTCCAATATTTTCTTTTCTGCTTCTTGTGGTTCCTCCCCTTTGTTGCTGGCGTAGTAGAATCTCGTCATGCGCAACCTGATGGCGCCTTTGATTCTGATCGTCGCGACCCTGTCCGTTGTCCAGGCGCAGTCTCCTTCGACGGCGCTGCACGACGCGTTTGATGCCAAACAGGCGTATGCCTACACGGCGCAAGTGGCCGGCTTCGGCGAGCGGTGGCCCGGCCTGCCCGCCCACGCCAAGACGGAAAGCCTCATCCATCAGGTCCTCCAGAAAGACGGCGCGCAGATCGAAGGCGATGATTTCACCGCCTCGACGCCGCTCGGCCGCCAGCCGGTTCATAACATCATCGGCAAGTTCAACGTCAGTGCTGATTCCCGGCAGCCGATTTTCATTCTCGCCGGCCATTACGATACCCTGCACAAACAGGGTTTCATCGGCGCCAATGACGGCGGTTCGAGTACGGCGATTCTGCTTGCCTTCGCGGACGCGCTTGCGCATCACAAGACGAAGATGCAGATCTGGCTGGTCTTCACCGACCTGGAGGAAGGGACTTTCGTCGATAACGACGGGCTTTACGGCAGCCGGCATCTGGCGATGAAACTCAAGGCAAACGGTATGGTGCCGCGGATCAAAGGCTTTTTCCTCCTCGACATGATCGGCGATAAAGATCTGGGCGTGGCCCGCGAGACCCAGTCCTCGCCCGAATTGCAGGACGTCATCGCCGCGGCCGCCAAGTCGCTCGGCTATGGACGGTACTTTTTTCAATACGATTCGACCATTACCGACGACCACGTCGAGTTTCTGAATGTCGGTATTCCTGCTGTGGATGTCGTTGACGCGGAATTCGGCCGGATGGGTCCCAAGTTCGACGGAATGGGCGAATTTCACCATGGCAACACCGACACCATGGACAAAGTATCGGCCGCCAGCCTCGGGATCGTCGGCCGCACCATTCTTCTGACGATCGAATTGCTCGACCGCTAAGACCTCCCCGCTGCATCAATCGCTACCTATCGCAAAGAGGAGCAGGGCGTGCATACCACCCTGTGGCGGTCGACGTGCAGCACACAATTGGGAGTGTCTTATGAGAGTTTTGATCGGTTATGACGGTTCCCAGTTTGCAGAAGCTGCAATTGCCGACCTGCCTTATGCCGGCTTACCCGAGAACACGGAGGCACGGATCTTTCACGCCGTCGAACGGCCGATTGATGGAGCGGCGGAATCCATGTCGGAAGACGCCTGCACCCGGCTGCGGCAGCAGTTTCGCTCCTGGAATGTGCAGATTGAGACTGCTACCGGAAACCCGTCCGACATGATCATCAGACGCGCAAGGGAATGGTATGCCGATCTGATTGTGATTGGTACACATGGGCGGTCCGGCCTGGGCCGGGTTCTTCTTGGGAGCGTATCCGCAGTCGTGGCGAGGGAAGCCAGCTGCTCCGTTCGAATCGTGAGGAAACGCGAGCGCCCGCGTGAAAACACGCTGCACCTCCTCATCGGTCATGATGGTTCGCCCGAAGCGGACCGTGTTGTCGATGCGGTCTGCCGCCGGCGCTGGCCCGCCACAGCCGAAGTGAAAGTAGTCAGCGTGATTGAAGCGCTGG contains:
- a CDS encoding CocE/NonD family hydrolase, which translates into the protein MISRKIFLVGFGSLALLVGSLLAQQKTPPLTPDIPQKFDVPSGAYDYVKRDVMIPMRDGVKLHTVIIVPKSAQRSPILLTRTPYNASARSSRNDSPHVVAALPLFDELFVADGYIRVYQDVRGKYGSEGEYVMTRPLRGPLNKSSVDHSTDAYDTIDWLVKNVPESNGRVGMVGSSYEGFTVVMALVNPHPALKAAVPESPMVDGWMGDDWFHYGAFRQINLDYFSEQTSVKGEGASVVREGYDDYANFLRAGSVGNWAKAAGFDQLPWWHKVGEHPAYDEFWQDQALDKIMAAQPLTVPTIWLQGLWDQEDMWGAIHSYLAVEPKDTNNDKNFLIMGPWYHSQINRDGFSLGPFRWNGDTTLEVRRDILKPFFDQYLKDGTPKANTPPVLIYNTAENHWDRFSSWPRSCASGCGWKAKALYFTTNFGLSFTAPAASQPGTAYDEYVSDPAKPVPYQPRPVRFADTDAWRRWLVADQRAFVDRPDVLSYVTPPLTETVRLGGAPIVHLVASTTGTDSDWIVKLIDVYPDEVPSQPELGGYELSIAMDIFRGRYRESFELAQAITPNKALPFTFALPTVNHEFKPGHRIMVQVQSAWFPLYDRNPQTFVPNIFFTKPSDYIKATQRIYHAAGQSSYIDLPVVP
- a CDS encoding M28 family peptidase — protein: MRNLMAPLILIVATLSVVQAQSPSTALHDAFDAKQAYAYTAQVAGFGERWPGLPAHAKTESLIHQVLQKDGAQIEGDDFTASTPLGRQPVHNIIGKFNVSADSRQPIFILAGHYDTLHKQGFIGANDGGSSTAILLAFADALAHHKTKMQIWLVFTDLEEGTFVDNDGLYGSRHLAMKLKANGMVPRIKGFFLLDMIGDKDLGVARETQSSPELQDVIAAAAKSLGYGRYFFQYDSTITDDHVEFLNVGIPAVDVVDAEFGRMGPKFDGMGEFHHGNTDTMDKVSAASLGIVGRTILLTIELLDR
- a CDS encoding universal stress protein — encoded protein: MRVLIGYDGSQFAEAAIADLPYAGLPENTEARIFHAVERPIDGAAESMSEDACTRLRQQFRSWNVQIETATGNPSDMIIRRAREWYADLIVIGTHGRSGLGRVLLGSVSAVVAREASCSVRIVRKRERPRENTLHLLIGHDGSPEADRVVDAVCRRRWPATAEVKVVSVIEALVTTRADEMAGIADTVHNINTEEHRWLSYLAAEAEGKCARAGLAASSVVIDGHPKDTLVHEAQLWNADTVFLGARGLGLVERLFLGSVSTSVAAHAPCTVELVR